One Punica granatum isolate Tunisia-2019 chromosome 3, ASM765513v2, whole genome shotgun sequence genomic window carries:
- the LOC116198624 gene encoding protein NUCLEAR FUSION DEFECTIVE 6, chloroplastic/mitochondrial-like gives MASSKVLSRLSSRLQPLSLRLGKPALSPSPLHSQGPSSSRRISRAISRLPTELSCVASMMPLHSAIASARLRSSLAMESQSWGIVPQGISMPL, from the exons ATGGCGTCTTCGAAGGTCCTGTCGAGATTATCTTCCCGATTACAGCCCCTCTCTCTCAGGCTCGGCAAGCCCGCGCTTTCGCCATCTCCTCTCCATTCCCAGGGCCCTTCTTCTTCGAGGCGCATTTCGCGGGCAATCTCTCG ATTACCGACGGAGTTGAGCTGCGTGGCGTCTATGATGCCGCTGCACAGCGCTATTGCATCCGCGAGGCTGAGATCGAGCTTGGCTATGGAGTCACAGAGCTGGGGAATAGTTCCTCAAG GTATCTCGATGCCTTTATAG
- the LOC116198623 gene encoding rho guanine nucleotide exchange factor 8-like: MVRVLRHVKSMQKSKSFHLKRIFENPTNRHSHSQVIEGSGDHEEGDYCVLDENRGFRSQGGTAELKKSSEGHHVGFALDRETELALDLGGADPGTMTSPLTKAPSDVELMKERFAKLLLGEDMSGGGKGVSSALALSNAITNLAASVFGEQRKLEPMLPERKARWRKEVDWLLSVSDHIVEFVPSQQVGKDGTNMEIMVTRQRTDLLMNIPALRKLDAMLLGYLDNFGGQNEFWYASKDDESEDQRKDDRWWMPTVKVPPNGLSDASRKWLLFQKESVNQVLKAAMAINAQVLSEMAIPEDYIESLPKNGRASLGDSIYKSITVEYFDPEQFLSTMDLSTEHKVLDLKNRIEASIVIWMRKMNSKEVKSPWGSAISLEKRELFEERAETILLLLKQRFPGIPQSALDISKIQYNRDVGQAVLESYSRVIESLAYNVMSRIEDVLEADALAQDPSAAEAKNFSINSLSPGRVPNSNIDEEQESLHCSETPNSMTLSDFMGWGLDKGESKSTRNSTADNLQSYGADEGDNAHTPAHKSSHHITNKMNSYLEKLENFSHPLRSPTAGQL, encoded by the exons ATGGTTCGGGTGCTACGGCACGTGAAAAGCATGCAGAAGTCGAAGTCATTCCACCTCAAGCGGATCTTCGAGAACCCGACCAATAGGCATAGCCACAGCCAAGTCATTGAGGGCAGTGGTGATCATGAGGAAGGCGATTACTGCGTTTTAGACGAGAACCGGGGCTTCAGAAGCCAAGGTGGCACCGCCGAGCTAAAGAAGTCCTCGGAGGGCCATCACGTTGGATTTGCGCTTGACCGTGAGACAGAACTGGCCTTGGACCTAGGAGGGGCAGATCCTGGGACGATGACGAGTCCACTAACGAAGGCACCCTCag ATGTGGAGTTGATGAAGGAAAGGTTTGCCAAGCTGCTCCTGGGAGAGGACATGTCGGGTGGGGGAAAGGGTGTCTCTTCTGCTTTGGCCTTGTCGAACGCCATCACCAATCTTGCTG CTTCGGTGTTCGGAGAACAGAGGAAATTGGAGCCGATGCTGCCAGAGAGAAAAGCCCGGTGGAGGAAAGAGGTCGACTGGCTCCTCTCGGTTTCGGATCACATTGTCGAATTCGTCCCATCTCAGCAAGTTGGCAAGGATGGAACAAACATGGAG ATTATGGTGACCCGACAAAGGACCGATTTACTCATGAACATCCCGGCTCTTCGCAAGCTCGATGCAATGCTACTT GGCTACTTGGACAACTTCGGGGGCCAAAACGAGTTCTGGTACGCGTCAAAGGATGATGAATCTGAGGATCAGCGGAAGGATGACCGGTGGTGGATGCCGACGGTCAAGGTACCCCCCAATGGGCTCTCCGATGCTTCAAGGAAATGGTTGCTCTTCCAGAAGGAATCCGTGAACCAGGTTCTCAAGGCAGCCATGGCCATAAACGCTCAGGTCCTCTCGGAGATGGCCATCCCAGAAGACTACATCGAGTCCCTCCCTAAG AATGGAAGGGCGAGCCTAGGAGACTCGATATACAAGAGCATCACCGTGGAATACTTCGATCCAGAGCAGTTCCTGTCAACGATGGATCTGTCAACGGAGCACAAGGTGCTTGATCTCAAGAACAGGATCGAGGCGTCAATCGTGATATGGATGAGGAAGATGAATAGCAAGGAGGTCAAGTCCCCGTGGGGATCGGCCATAAGCTTGGAGAAGAGGGAGCTGTTCGAGGAGAGGGCTGAGACTATATTGCTCTTGCTCAAGCAGCGGTTCCCCGGGATCCCTCAGTCTGCTCTCGACATCTCCAAGATCCAATACAACAGG GATGTAGGACAGGCGGTCCTGGAAAGTTACTCAAGAGTGATAGAGAGCTTGGCCTACAACGTGATGTCGCGGATCGAGGATGTCCTTGAGGCAGATGCCCTTGCTCAGGACCCATCAGCTGCTGAGGCGAAGAATTTCTCGATCAACTCCTTGTCACCAGGAAGGGTACCAAACTCGAACATTGACGAAGAGCAGGAGAGTTTACATTGTTCTGAAACTCCCAACTCGATGACGCTCTCCGATTTCATGGGCTGGGGTTTGGATAAGGGAGAATCGAAATCAACGAGGAACAGCACGGCGGACAATCTGCAAAGCTACGGTGCTGATGAGGGTGATAATGCTCACACTCCTGCACACAAATCATCCCACCATATCACAAACAAGATGAACTCGTACCTAGAGAAGCTCGAGAACTTCAGCCATCCGCTGAGGAGTCCAACGGCCGGACAATTATAA
- the LOC116199346 gene encoding protein LIKE COV 1-like — translation MGDSELMIMGSRDRDRDRDRELLIPVANSSPGDDEAGSSSSSSKTSIPSSSSSARLTGREAFHKVVRSWASKKFMTGCVILLPIAITFYITWWFIHFVDGFFSPIYAQLGIDVFGLGFITSITFIFLVGVFMSSWLGASVLSLGEWFIKRMPFVRHIYNASKQISAAISPDQNMQAFKEVAIIRHPRIGEYAFGFITSSSVVLQNYMEEEELCCVYVPTNHLYIGDILLVNSKDVIRPNLSVREGIEILVSGGMSMPQILSTIETRTPRVETSRTVSF, via the exons ATGGGCGATAGCGAGCTTATGATAATGGGGAGTAGAGATAGAGACCGTGACCGTGATCGGGAGCTTCTGATTCCTGTCGCGAACAGCTCCCCCGGCGATGATGAGGCCGGCtcgtcttcctcttcttccaaAACTTCTATTCCCTCCTCTTCTTCGTCTGCGCGTCTCACCGGCCGCGAG GCTTTCCACAAAGTAGTTAGGAGCTGGGCTTCAAAAAAGTTCATGACTGGATG TGTCATTTTGTTGCCCATAGCAATTACCTTCTACATAACATGGTGGTTTATTCACTTTGTTGACGGCTTTTTCTCTCCAATCTATGCTCAGCTTGGAATCGATGTTTTTG GTCTTGGATTCATAACATCCATAACGTTTATATTCTTGGTTGGTGTGTTCATGTCATCGTGGTTGGGTGCATCTGTGCTCAGCCTTGGTGAATGGTTCATCAAAAGAATGCCGTTTGTTCGTCACATATATAATGCCTCCAAGCAAATTAGTGCTGCGATATCTCCTG aTCAAAACATGCAGGCTTTCAAGGAAGTGGCCATAATACGGCATCCCCGAATTGGTGAATATGCATTTGGCTTCATCACTTCATCATCTGTGGTTCTACAg AATTATATGGAAGAGGAAGAACTCTGCTGTGTTTATGTTCCCACTAACCATCTCTACATCGGCGATATACTGCTGGTTAATTCAAAGGATGTTATCAGACCGAATTTGTCCGTCAGAGAAGGCATTG AAATTCTTGTTTCTGGGGGCATGTCAATGCCTCAGATCCTGTCTACAATTGAAACCCGAACTCCAAGAGTGGAGACGAGTAGAACCGTCAGCTTTTGA